One Jannaschia sp. GRR-S6-38 genomic window carries:
- the rpmD gene encoding 50S ribosomal protein L30 produces the protein MAKTIVVKQIGSPIRRPADQRATLIGLGLNKMHKTRELEDTPSVRGMVAKIPHMVEIIEEKG, from the coding sequence ATGGCGAAGACCATCGTCGTCAAGCAGATCGGCTCGCCGATCCGCCGCCCCGCCGACCAGCGCGCGACGCTAATCGGGCTGGGCCTGAACAAGATGCACAAGACCCGCGAGCTGGAGGACACCCCCTCCGTCCGCGGCATGGTCGCGAAGATCCCCCACATGGTGGAGATCATCGAGGAGAAGGGCTGA